GGTAAGCCACCTACATTATGGTGACTTTTTATAGTTGCTGAAGGTCCGCCAGTAGCCGAAACACTTTCAATCACATCAGGATAAATAGTACCCTGTGCCAACCATTTGACGTCTGTAAGCTGGTGTGCTTCATCATCAAAAACCTCTATAAATGCATTACCAATTGCTTTTCGTTTCAACTCTGGGTCTTCAATTCCTGCCAAAGCATCAAGGAAACGCTTAGAAGCATCCACTCCTTTAACGTTAAGTCCCATGCCTTCATATTGTTTTAATACACTCTCATATTCATTTTTACGAAGCAATCCGTTGTTAACAAAAATGCAATATAAATTCTTGCCAATAGCTTTGTTTAACAAAACTGCTGCGACGGTAGAATCTACACCTCCCGATAATCCTAAAACGACTTTATCGTCTCCAACTTTTTCTTTAATAGCCGCTACAGTTTCTTCTACAAAAGAATCGGGAGTCCAATCTTGATTTAAACCTGCAATATTTACTAAAAAGTTTTCTAACAGTTGTTTCCCGTCGGTAGAATGATATACTTCTGGGTGAAATTGAATCGCATACGTTTCTTCGTCTTCAATCCTATATGCTGCATTGGCAACATCGTGTGTACTTGCTATTAAAACACCGTTTGTGGGCAATGATTTAATAGTATCACTATGGCTCATCCAAACTTGGCTTCCTACATTAATATTTTTGAAAAAGTCTTCCTGCTCTTTAATGAACGATAATTTAGCACGACCATATTCTCTAGTATTAGATGGAGCGACTTCACCTCCCGAAAAATGTGCTAAATACTGCGCACCATAACAAACGGCTAGTAAAGGTTTTTCACCTCTAATATGCGTTAAATCGGGGTGTAAAGCGTTTTCACCTCTTACCGAATAAGGGCTACCAGAAAGTATAACTGCTTTATACTCTTGAATATTTTTTGGAATTTTGTTGAATGGATGTATTTCGGAATAAATGTTGAGTTCTCGAACTCGACGGGCAATAAGTTGTGTGTATTGCGATCCGAAGTCTAAAATAAGTACCTTGTCATGTTGCATGCGCAAAAATAGCAAGGATTTTATAATTACGATTTATGATTTATGATTTTTTTTAAAATTTTAAACCATGCTCTCTAAAATCATCTGAATGTCTTTTTTTGTGGTATCTGGATTTATGAAACAAAAACGTGATACGGTTTCAAAACCATCTCCGGTTTTCCATTTTGTAGGTGTTACTAAAG
The genomic region above belongs to Mariniflexile litorale and contains:
- the guaA gene encoding glutamine-hydrolyzing GMP synthase; the encoded protein is MQHDKVLILDFGSQYTQLIARRVRELNIYSEIHPFNKIPKNIQEYKAVILSGSPYSVRGENALHPDLTHIRGEKPLLAVCYGAQYLAHFSGGEVAPSNTREYGRAKLSFIKEQEDFFKNINVGSQVWMSHSDTIKSLPTNGVLIASTHDVANAAYRIEDEETYAIQFHPEVYHSTDGKQLLENFLVNIAGLNQDWTPDSFVEETVAAIKEKVGDDKVVLGLSGGVDSTVAAVLLNKAIGKNLYCIFVNNGLLRKNEYESVLKQYEGMGLNVKGVDASKRFLDALAGIEDPELKRKAIGNAFIEVFDDEAHQLTDVKWLAQGTIYPDVIESVSATGGPSATIKSHHNVGGLPDFMKLKIVEPLRAIFKDEVRRVGATLGIDPELLGRHPFPGPGLGIRILGDITAEKVRILQEVDAIFINGLKEWGLYDKVWQAGAMLLPVNSVGVMGDERTYEKCVALRAVESTDGMTADWVNLPYEFLQKTSNDIINKVKGVNRVVYDISSKPPATIEWE